A section of the Manduca sexta isolate Smith_Timp_Sample1 unplaced genomic scaffold, JHU_Msex_v1.0 HiC_scaffold_28, whole genome shotgun sequence genome encodes:
- the LOC115447198 gene encoding nitrate reductase [NADPH]-like isoform X1 has translation MAKVITLGEVKKHNSDKSVWMVIHNDVYDVTSFLEEHPGGPESLLEVAGEDATGPFEDVGHSADARELLKKYKIGTLPPSERTKDVDSCCRVKSKWKKSRSETVCVPCEALSTGHGKESKESKSWRTYDGSSGSRHVTPKSNYKPPTSPRVEKRVQTIVVPRERRPRGPPCGSSNLKWAILALAGAVVIGIALKKYLS, from the exons ATGGCTAAAGTAATTACGCTCGGCGAAGTAAAGAAGCACAATTCCGACAAGAGTGTATGGATGGTTATTCATAATGACGTTTATGATGTGACAAGTTTTTTGGAGGAG CATCCAGGTGGCCCGGAATCCTTATTGGAGGTGGCTGGAGAGGATGCCACAGGACCCTTTGAAGATGTTGGACACAGTGCAGACGCCAG AGAACTcttgaaaaaatacaaaattggcACGCTACCTCCCTCAGAACGCACAAAGGATGTGGATAGTTG TTGTAGAGTGAAATCTAAGTGGAAAAAATCaag ATCGGAGACCGTTTGTGTGCCATGCGAAGCtttgag tacCGGACATGGAAAGGAATCCAAGGAAAGTAAATCCTGGCGGACGTACGATGGATCTTCCGGAAG TCGACACGTCACGCCAAAGTCTAACTACAAACCTCCGACCAGCCCTAGAGTCGAAAAGAGAGTGCAAACAATAGTTGTGCCCCGagaaag ACGGCCGAGAGGACCTCCCTGCGGCAG TTCCAACTTGAAATGGGCGATATTAGCCCTGGCCGGTGCGGTGGTCATCGGCATAGCACTTAAAAAGTACCTGAGTTAA
- the LOC115447198 gene encoding cytochrome b5 type B-like isoform X2 — MAKVITLGEVKKHNSDKSVWMVIHNDVYDVTSFLEEHPGGPESLLEVAGEDATGPFEDVGHSADARELLKKYKIGTLPPSERTKDVDSCCRVKSKWKKSRSETVCVPCEALSTGHGKESKESKSWRTYDGSSGSRHVTPKSNYKPPTSPRVEKRVQTIVVPRERRRGRPPAHPPRPRF, encoded by the exons ATGGCTAAAGTAATTACGCTCGGCGAAGTAAAGAAGCACAATTCCGACAAGAGTGTATGGATGGTTATTCATAATGACGTTTATGATGTGACAAGTTTTTTGGAGGAG CATCCAGGTGGCCCGGAATCCTTATTGGAGGTGGCTGGAGAGGATGCCACAGGACCCTTTGAAGATGTTGGACACAGTGCAGACGCCAG AGAACTcttgaaaaaatacaaaattggcACGCTACCTCCCTCAGAACGCACAAAGGATGTGGATAGTTG TTGTAGAGTGAAATCTAAGTGGAAAAAATCaag ATCGGAGACCGTTTGTGTGCCATGCGAAGCtttgag tacCGGACATGGAAAGGAATCCAAGGAAAGTAAATCCTGGCGGACGTACGATGGATCTTCCGGAAG TCGACACGTCACGCCAAAGTCTAACTACAAACCTCCGACCAGCCCTAGAGTCGAAAAGAGAGTGCAAACAATAGTTGTGCCCCGagaaag GCGTCGGGGGAGGCCACCGGCGCACCCTCCACGCCCCAGGTTCTAG
- the LOC119192443 gene encoding methyltransferase-like protein 25, producing MMQESHSEDFGGNHNPMTSIRNLHHQLDNIIRYLTPLLPLANCHMVEFLTENHWNKLLPGTLRDSLDRVELEVSLQNFWRAAEGHEQTDVPELKKWVTNARSYCVTANNDYCLSKQQFHDKIKSWGAELEEEIRVKEFMTSKKSYEVQTMSQLVASLHHATSATCCVEAGGGRGHLPAALSLGYNIPSLTIDCDDKTLAAAVERVKIIQKQWHAIAKRINKGKEERITGNASNNIHRFAKVFITNNTDLCGIVKEKFPEFKDQDVKLLLTGLHTCGNLGPDSLRLFTTNDHIATVFNVPCCYHLLTETVDVNLFDVFQRNYGGGVSDGVQGFPMSEYLTGYNLGRNARMLAAQSIDRVVNERQLPSKSLLYRALLQDIIKKYLPDVKITEGKLKRISSKCLNFEQYVKAADAILKLDIFDRLSERQLSIEDEDSQWKKQVLFYLIRLCLAQVVESVILLDRVLYLYENGFEKVHLVKLFDPVVSPRCHSIVAIR from the exons ATGATGCAGGAGTCTCATTCTGAAGATTTTGGTG GTAACCACAATCCTATGACATCAATAAGGAACCTCCACCATCAACTAGACAACATCATCAGATATCTGACACCACTACTGCCATTAGCCAACTGTCACATGGTCGAGTTCCTCACTGAAAACCACTGGAATAAACTTCTTCCTGGAACATTGAGAGACAGTCTGGATAGAGTGGAATTAGAAgtttctttacaaaatttttggcGAGCAGCAGAAGGACATGAACAAACAG ATGTACCAGAACTAAAAAAATGGGTAACAAACGCTCGCTCTTACTGTGTCACCGCCAACAATGACTATTGTTTGTCAAAACAACAGTTTCATGACAAAATCAAGTCTTGGGGTGCAGAACTCGAGGAGGAGATTAGAGTTAAGGAGTTTATGACAAGCAAGAAAAGTTATGag gtACAAACTATGTCCCAACTTGTGGCGTCCCTACACCACGCCACTTCGGCCACGTGTTGCGTAGAAGCGGGTGGCGGAAGAGGCCATTTGCCCGCCGCCTTATCACTCGGGTACAATATACCCAGCCTCACGATTGACTGTGATGATAAAACACTAGCAGCAGCTGTCGAACGGGTTAAAATTATCCAG aaacaaTGGCATGCAATAGCTAAAAGAATCAACAAAGGTAAAGAAGAGCGAATTACAGGAAATGCAAGTAACAATATACATCGATTCgcaaaagtttttatcacaaataacaCAGATCTGTGCGGGATTGTGAAGGAAAAGTTCCCTGAATTTAAGGATCAGGATGTGAAGTTACTTCTTACTG gTCTCCACACTTGTGGTAACCTGGGACCAGACTCCCTCCGGTTATTTACGACCAACGACCACATTGCAACCGTGTTCAACGTGCCGTGTTGCTACCATCTCCTAACAGAGACTGTCGATGTGAACTTGTTCGACGTCTTCCAGAGAAATTACGGTGGTGGAGTGAGCGATGGCGTCCAGGGGTTTCCGATGTCGGAATATTTGACAG ggTATAATCTAGGACGCAACGCTCGCATGCTGGCGGCGCAATCTATAGACCGTGTGGTCAATGAAAGGCAGTTGCCGTCCAAAAGTCTTTTATATAGAGCGCTACTTCAG gacataataaaaaagtatttacctGACGTGAAGATAACAGAAGGAAAATTAAAACGCATATCGTCTaaatgtttgaatttcgaacaataTGTCAAAGCGGCCGACGCCATCTTGAAATTGGACATATTTGACAGATTATCTGAGCGCCAATTGTCTATAGAAGACGAAGACAGCCAATggaaaaaacaagttttattctATTTGATAAGGTTATGTCTAGCGCAAGTTGTGGAAAGTGTAATATTACTTGACCGAGTATTGTATTTGTACGAGAATGGGTTCGAAAAGGTACATTTGGTTAAGTTGTTTGATCCTGTCGTGTCACCTCGATGTCATAGTATTGTAGCTATTAGATAG